From Paenibacillus graminis, a single genomic window includes:
- the thrC gene encoding threonine synthase → MEYISTRGNVKAKGFIDTVLMGLADDGGLMVPFQIPVISPEKLAEWRSLSFQELFLEIFSYYTNDEIPYDALKEMVYTSYSNFRAPEVTPLHKVNNSLYVLELFHGPTFAFKDVALQFMGELYSYIAKVRGEIIHILGATSGDTGAAAIQGVRGKEGIKICILHPHGKVSKVQELQMTTVDDSNVLNLSVEGNFDDCQKVIKELFADLDFKGKYHLRAINSINFVRILAQTVYYFYAYLQIEGSDEKKINISVPSGNFGNIFSGYLAKKMGLPVNKLIIATNENNILERFVNTGEYKPGSFTSTYSPSMDIQVASNFERYLYYLVGEDAEKLSAYMSKLQTEGKITIAGEALQQVQADFAALGVKNQQCLDTIGKYNEEYDYLLDPHTACGIAAYEQFNGAGETAITFATAHPAKFDESIALVGIKQEFPEQIAALFSLPQHQTVVEHDKDVIVRELQAFYE, encoded by the coding sequence ATGGAGTATATAAGCACAAGAGGCAATGTAAAAGCTAAGGGCTTTATTGATACGGTTCTGATGGGGCTGGCCGATGACGGCGGGCTGATGGTGCCCTTCCAGATTCCGGTGATCTCCCCCGAGAAGCTGGCGGAATGGCGGAGCCTGAGCTTTCAGGAGCTGTTCCTTGAAATTTTCTCTTACTATACCAATGATGAAATTCCCTACGATGCACTAAAGGAAATGGTCTACACCAGCTACAGCAATTTCCGTGCGCCGGAAGTGACGCCACTGCACAAAGTGAATAATTCCTTGTATGTACTGGAACTGTTCCACGGGCCAACCTTTGCCTTCAAGGATGTGGCACTGCAGTTCATGGGCGAGTTGTATTCCTACATTGCTAAAGTGCGGGGCGAAATCATCCATATTCTAGGAGCGACCTCAGGCGATACGGGAGCGGCGGCGATCCAGGGTGTACGCGGCAAGGAAGGGATCAAGATCTGTATTCTCCATCCGCACGGCAAGGTCAGCAAGGTGCAGGAGCTGCAAATGACAACCGTGGACGACAGCAATGTGCTGAATCTGTCCGTTGAGGGCAACTTCGATGATTGCCAGAAGGTGATTAAGGAACTGTTCGCCGATCTGGACTTTAAGGGCAAATATCATCTGCGGGCGATCAACTCGATTAACTTCGTGCGCATTCTGGCGCAGACGGTCTATTATTTCTATGCCTATCTGCAAATTGAAGGCAGTGATGAGAAGAAGATCAACATCAGTGTGCCATCCGGCAACTTCGGCAACATTTTCTCCGGTTATTTGGCGAAAAAGATGGGATTGCCGGTCAACAAGCTAATTATCGCCACGAATGAAAACAATATCCTGGAACGGTTCGTGAACACTGGTGAATATAAGCCGGGAAGCTTCACGAGCACTTACAGTCCTTCGATGGATATACAGGTAGCCAGCAACTTTGAACGGTACCTCTATTACCTGGTGGGCGAGGATGCGGAGAAGCTCTCTGCCTATATGTCCAAGCTGCAGACCGAAGGGAAGATTACTATCGCCGGAGAAGCGCTGCAGCAGGTGCAGGCTGATTTTGCCGCACTGGGTGTGAAGAACCAGCAGTGTCTGGATACGATCGGGAAGTATAATGAAGAGTATGATTACCTGCTCGACCCGCATACGGCCTGCGGTATTGCAGCATACGAGCAGTTTAACGGCGCAGGGGAAACGGCCATTACTTTTGCGACAGCCCATCCGGCCAAATTTGACGAGTCCATTGCCTTGGTTGGTATCAAGCAGGAGTTTCCGGAGCAGATCGCGGCCTTGTTCTCTTTGCCTCAGCACCAGACTGTAGTGGAGCATGATAAAGATGTGATTGTACGCGAGCTGCAGGCCTTTTACGAATAG